A single Verrucomicrobiia bacterium DNA region contains:
- a CDS encoding dehydrogenase, with translation MRIVSRNQAFKLMLCWALMILPGWFWPVRAEEPLPQVERLRTSPVLRQLQPNPTDRPPVTGPEQTVAQMYVPEGFKVELVAAEPDLHQPVAFTWDERGRIWVIEAYSYPTKRPAGQGLDKVVIFSDADGDGKFETRQVFAEGLNLASALAVGYGGVWIGAAPELLFIPDRNHDDQPDGPPEVLLDGFGFQDTHETMNSFLWGPDGWLYGNQGVFNTARIGKPGVPQEQRPELRAGVWRYHPVRHTFEIFASGGSNPWGLDYDEHGQLFMTHCRSYWGRGPTTHVMQGGQFWNQVNGNYAPFIVANPPEGFPQFRNYLLASARYGHGAGGAGKPGSDAIYGGHAHVGTLIYQGDNWPDEYRGHLFTHNLGGHQINQQINQPLGSGFDTVHAGQDIFFCTDPKYVAVDLQTGPDGAVYSIDWYDQQHCHNPNTEQWDRSNGRLYRLQWQPTYRPVKVNLAVKSDAELIALLKHKNQWYGRMARRLLHERAGNGTLASDTGEALRAAVANGTTTGARLSALWALHLTGGLTEADQQRGLHDADPYLRSWTIQLAAEGRNPDASFQTTCVQLARQDPSPIVRRHLASAIARMPDATAWRLAEALAQHDEDQKDRNLPFLLWHNLAPLCAADFASGLELARHSALPQLADWIYWYTATLEGDALNRVVAELADLQGDALRRRLAGLWLALEPRANVPMPAAWPAIAPKLYASSEARVRREAERLAAAFGDRTVFPELRKTLADSKANQVARQHAFALLSRAADRETLPVLLRLLDDDGFRTQTIHLLARFDAPEIPTELIARFDAFKPADQVAALSALTGRARFAVSLLDAVAARKIARDRLGAFQIRQLTDLHDAEVDRRVAATWGRIQQSPAEQQAKIAQLEKTFNEAPLWAYDGNAGRKHFQALCASCHQLGKDGTQLGPELTGAGKLGVRYYLENIIDPDAVIGTDFQATLIETKSNDLITGLIRAETSSAVTLRTITGETVLPKMDIAKRTLSQKSLMPEGLLDSLSDREQIELLKYLVSH, from the coding sequence ATGCGAATTGTTTCCCGAAACCAGGCGTTCAAGTTGATGCTCTGTTGGGCGCTGATGATTTTGCCAGGCTGGTTCTGGCCGGTGCGCGCGGAAGAGCCGTTGCCGCAAGTGGAACGATTGCGAACCAGTCCGGTCCTGCGGCAGCTCCAGCCCAACCCCACGGATCGGCCGCCCGTTACCGGACCGGAACAAACCGTCGCGCAAATGTACGTGCCCGAGGGATTCAAGGTGGAACTGGTGGCCGCCGAGCCGGATCTGCATCAACCGGTCGCTTTCACCTGGGACGAGCGCGGGCGCATTTGGGTGATTGAAGCGTATAGTTATCCCACCAAACGCCCGGCGGGGCAGGGACTGGATAAAGTGGTCATTTTTTCGGATGCGGATGGCGATGGGAAATTTGAAACCCGTCAGGTCTTTGCCGAGGGGTTGAATCTCGCGAGCGCACTTGCGGTGGGTTACGGCGGCGTCTGGATTGGCGCGGCGCCCGAGCTGTTGTTTATTCCCGACCGAAATCATGATGATCAACCCGATGGTCCGCCGGAGGTGTTACTGGATGGCTTCGGTTTCCAAGACACGCACGAGACGATGAATAGTTTTCTGTGGGGGCCGGACGGCTGGCTTTACGGCAATCAAGGGGTGTTCAACACCGCGCGTATCGGCAAACCCGGAGTGCCGCAGGAGCAACGACCGGAACTCCGCGCCGGCGTGTGGCGCTATCACCCCGTGCGACACACATTCGAAATTTTCGCGTCTGGTGGCAGCAACCCGTGGGGCTTGGATTACGACGAGCACGGTCAACTTTTCATGACGCACTGCCGCAGTTATTGGGGGCGCGGACCGACGACGCACGTCATGCAAGGCGGGCAGTTTTGGAATCAGGTCAATGGCAATTACGCGCCGTTCATTGTGGCCAATCCTCCAGAGGGCTTTCCTCAATTTCGCAATTACCTGCTGGCTTCGGCGCGTTACGGCCACGGCGCGGGCGGCGCGGGCAAACCGGGTAGCGACGCGATTTACGGTGGTCACGCGCACGTTGGGACATTGATTTACCAGGGCGACAACTGGCCGGATGAATATCGCGGCCACCTGTTCACGCACAACCTCGGCGGTCACCAAATCAACCAGCAGATCAATCAACCACTCGGCTCGGGCTTCGACACCGTGCATGCCGGTCAGGATATTTTCTTCTGCACCGATCCGAAGTATGTGGCGGTGGATTTGCAAACCGGCCCCGATGGCGCGGTGTATTCCATTGATTGGTATGATCAGCAGCATTGTCACAATCCCAACACGGAGCAATGGGATCGCAGCAATGGCCGACTCTACCGCCTGCAATGGCAGCCAACCTATCGCCCGGTGAAAGTAAATCTGGCCGTCAAATCGGATGCGGAATTGATCGCTTTGTTGAAACACAAAAATCAGTGGTACGGTCGCATGGCGCGGCGCTTGTTACACGAGCGCGCCGGCAACGGCACGTTGGCGAGCGACACGGGGGAAGCCTTGCGCGCCGCGGTTGCGAACGGAACGACGACGGGAGCGCGGTTGAGCGCGCTTTGGGCGCTGCATCTCACCGGCGGATTGACGGAGGCCGATCAACAGCGGGGGTTGCACGATGCCGATCCCTACTTGCGCAGTTGGACGATTCAACTCGCTGCTGAAGGTCGGAATCCAGACGCGTCGTTCCAGACGACGTGCGTGCAACTGGCCCGGCAGGACCCTTCGCCCATCGTGCGCCGCCATCTGGCTTCAGCCATCGCGCGGATGCCGGACGCCACCGCCTGGCGTCTGGCGGAAGCGCTCGCCCAACACGACGAAGACCAGAAGGATCGCAACCTGCCGTTTCTGCTCTGGCATAATCTCGCGCCGCTTTGCGCGGCGGATTTTGCATCCGGACTCGAGCTGGCCCGCCACAGCGCTCTCCCGCAACTGGCCGACTGGATTTATTGGTACACGGCCACGCTGGAAGGTGACGCGCTCAATCGCGTGGTGGCCGAATTGGCCGATTTGCAGGGCGACGCCTTGCGCCGTCGTCTGGCGGGACTGTGGCTGGCGCTTGAACCTCGCGCGAATGTGCCCATGCCGGCGGCGTGGCCGGCGATTGCGCCCAAACTTTACGCGAGTTCCGAGGCGCGGGTCCGGCGCGAAGCCGAGCGCTTGGCCGCCGCGTTTGGCGATCGCACGGTTTTTCCGGAGCTGCGCAAAACGCTGGCGGATTCCAAAGCCAACCAAGTCGCGCGGCAACATGCTTTCGCTTTGTTGAGTCGCGCCGCCGATCGGGAAACGCTCCCGGTTTTGCTCCGATTGTTGGACGATGATGGCTTTCGGACGCAGACGATCCACTTGCTGGCGCGGTTCGATGCGCCGGAAATTCCCACGGAATTGATCGCCCGGTTCGACGCTTTCAAACCGGCGGATCAGGTCGCGGCGCTAAGTGCTTTAACGGGTCGCGCGAGGTTTGCGGTGTCGCTGCTGGACGCGGTGGCGGCGAGGAAAATCGCGCGCGACCGGTTGGGCGCGTTTCAAATCCGCCAGTTGACTGATCTGCATGACGCGGAGGTGGATCGTCGCGTCGCCGCCACCTGGGGGCGAATTCAACAATCTCCGGCGGAGCAGCAGGCGAAAATTGCGCAATTGGAGAAGACCTTTAATGAAGCGCCGTTGTGGGCGTACGATGGCAACGCTGGGCGCAAACATTTCCAGGCCCTTTGCGCGAGCTGTCATCAGCTCGGTAAAGACGGCACGCAGCTCGGACCGGAATTAACCGGCGCGGGCAAGCTCGGAGTGCGTTATTACCTCGAGAACATCATTGATCCGGATGCGGTGATCGGGACGGATTTTCAGGCGACATTGATTGAGACGAAAAGCAACGATCTCATTACTGGGCTGATTCGCGCCGAAACTTCCAGCGCCGTCACTTTGCGAACGATCACGGGGGAGACGGTGCTCCCGAAAATGGACATCGCGAAACGCACGTTGAGCCAAAAATCGCTGATGCCCGAGGGCCTGCTTGACAGC